A DNA window from Tachysurus fulvidraco isolate hzauxx_2018 chromosome 4, HZAU_PFXX_2.0, whole genome shotgun sequence contains the following coding sequences:
- the sfxn4 gene encoding sideroflexin-4 isoform X1, with the protein MDPNLEYWQNNGKTFLSRLRIWLNILDPSSILSSDVEIDNARSLIRRDGNKLKDEKVINAWKLSLCSVHADTGEPISTVLRPQAFLPVSAPFVIASLMLHKGVTPALFWQFLLHGYCAGFNYANRNATATPEKKLSTKQSLLITGTVAYSTFAGALPQIIIKRLAVSSSSAQAFCRSVLPVPLSACLAAFSVFVVRSEESENGIKVFDSSGNPVGVSREAGYKAVKETAISRATLFGTTALVPNLMVLLLRRGKLAKMNPMMFAPVRHMSTAIVLGLMIPVSFSLFPQLGKIKKENVEKELQNLTGDVELYYHRGL; encoded by the exons ATGGATCCCAATTTGGAATACTGGCAAAACAACGGGAAG ACTTTCCTGAGCAGACTTCGCATCTGGTTGAATATTCTTGATCCCAGCTCTATCCTGTCCTCTGAT GTTGAAATTGATAATGCTCGTTCTCTGATCAGAAGGGATGGAAATAAGCTAAAGGATGAAAAG gTCATCAATGCCTGGAAACTTTCTCTT TGCTCGGTGCACGCCGATACCGGAGAGCCAATTTCCACTGTTTTACGTCCGCAAG CTTTTCTGCCTGTATCAGCTCCTTTT GTTATTGCAAGTTTAATGCTACATAAAGGAGTAACTCCTGCCTTATTTTGGCAG TTTCTGTTGCACGGCTACTGTGCAGGTTTCAACTACGCCAACAGAAATGCAACAGCCACACCG GAGAAAAAGCTCTCAACGAAACAGTCACTTCTTATCACTGGAACAGTGGCATATTCAACATTTGCAGGG GCCCTTCCTCAAATTATAATCAAGCGTCTGGCAGTCAGCAGTAGCTCAGCTCAGGCCTTCTGTAGGTCAGTGCTGCCTGTTCCTCTGTCAG CATGTTTGGCTGCCTTCAGTGTCTTTGTGGTGAGAAGTGAAGAATCAGAGAATGGAATAAAAGTCTTTGACTCCAGTGGGAATCCAGTTGGTGTCTCAAGGGAAGCTGGATACAAG GCTGTAAAGGAGACTGCCATATCTCGAGCAACACTTTTTGGTACCACTGCACTTGTTCCTAATCTTATGGTGCTCCTTCTCAGGAG GGGAAAGTTAGCCAAAATGAACCCAATGATGTTTGCTCCTGTTAGACACATGAGCACTGCCATTGTCCTTGGTTTGATGATCCCTGTGTCCTTCAGTCTGTTTCCACAACTTGGCAAG attaaaaagGAGAACGTAGAAAAGGAGCTGCAAAATTTAACAGGTGATGTGGAGCTGTATTACCACAGAGGACTCTAA
- the sfxn4 gene encoding sideroflexin-4 isoform X2 has product MDPNLEYWQNNGKTFLSRLRIWLNILDPSSILSSDVEIDNARSLIRRDGNKLKDEKVINAWKLSLCSVHADTGEPISTVLRPQAFLPVSAPFVIASLMLHKGVTPALFWQFLLHGYCAGFNYANRNATATPEKKLSTKQSLLITGTVAYSTFAGALPQIIIKRLAVSSSSAQAFCRSVLPVPLSACLAAFSVFVVRSEESENGIKVFDSSGNPVGVSREAGYKAVKETAISRATLFGTTALVPNLMVLLLRRHMSTAIVLGLMIPVSFSLFPQLGKIKKENVEKELQNLTGDVELYYHRGL; this is encoded by the exons ATGGATCCCAATTTGGAATACTGGCAAAACAACGGGAAG ACTTTCCTGAGCAGACTTCGCATCTGGTTGAATATTCTTGATCCCAGCTCTATCCTGTCCTCTGAT GTTGAAATTGATAATGCTCGTTCTCTGATCAGAAGGGATGGAAATAAGCTAAAGGATGAAAAG gTCATCAATGCCTGGAAACTTTCTCTT TGCTCGGTGCACGCCGATACCGGAGAGCCAATTTCCACTGTTTTACGTCCGCAAG CTTTTCTGCCTGTATCAGCTCCTTTT GTTATTGCAAGTTTAATGCTACATAAAGGAGTAACTCCTGCCTTATTTTGGCAG TTTCTGTTGCACGGCTACTGTGCAGGTTTCAACTACGCCAACAGAAATGCAACAGCCACACCG GAGAAAAAGCTCTCAACGAAACAGTCACTTCTTATCACTGGAACAGTGGCATATTCAACATTTGCAGGG GCCCTTCCTCAAATTATAATCAAGCGTCTGGCAGTCAGCAGTAGCTCAGCTCAGGCCTTCTGTAGGTCAGTGCTGCCTGTTCCTCTGTCAG CATGTTTGGCTGCCTTCAGTGTCTTTGTGGTGAGAAGTGAAGAATCAGAGAATGGAATAAAAGTCTTTGACTCCAGTGGGAATCCAGTTGGTGTCTCAAGGGAAGCTGGATACAAG GCTGTAAAGGAGACTGCCATATCTCGAGCAACACTTTTTGGTACCACTGCACTTGTTCCTAATCTTATGGTGCTCCTTCTCAGGAG ACACATGAGCACTGCCATTGTCCTTGGTTTGATGATCCCTGTGTCCTTCAGTCTGTTTCCACAACTTGGCAAG attaaaaagGAGAACGTAGAAAAGGAGCTGCAAAATTTAACAGGTGATGTGGAGCTGTATTACCACAGAGGACTCTAA
- the prdx3 gene encoding thioredoxin-dependent peroxide reductase, mitochondrial, giving the protein MAATVGRLLRTSASKAALSALRSGSSVTAAPSGIRAAAQRACFSTSTAKWAAAVTQHAPHFSGTAVHNGEFKEISLDTYKGKYLVLFFYPLDFTFVCPTEIIAFSDKANEFHDINCEVVGVSVDSHFTHLAWTNTPRKSGGLGKIHIPLLADLNKQVSRDYGVLLEGAGIALRGLFIIDPNGIIKHMSINDLPVGRSVEETLRLVRAFQFVESHGEVCPASWTPKSPTIKPTPDGSKEYFEKVN; this is encoded by the exons ATGGCGGCCACCGTTGGAAGACTTCTTCGTACATCT GCAAGCAAAGCAGCATTGAGTGCACTGAGGAGTGGATCTTCAGTAACCGCAGCTCCGTCTGGGATCAGAGCTGCTGCACAGAGAGCCTGCTTCTCTAcca GTACTGCTAAATGGGCTGCAGCAGTTACCCAGCATGCTCCGCACTTCAGTGGCACAGCTGTCCACAATGGAGAATTCAAAGAGATCAGCCTTGATACCTACAAGGGCAAATACCTGGTTCTGTTTTTCTACCCCCTCGATTT tacATTCGTCTGCCCTACAGAAATCATCGCATTCAGTGACAAGGCTAACGAATTCCATGATATCAACTGTGAggtggtgggtgtgtctgtggacTCTCACTTCACACACTTGGCTTGGACCAACACCCCTCGAAAG AGTGGAGGATTGGGGAAAATCCACATCCCCTTGCTGGCTGATCTCAACAAACAGGTCTCCAGAGATTACGGAGTCCTCCTGGAGGGTGCAGGAATTGCACTGAG AGGGCTGTTTATCATCGATCCGAATGGCATCATCAAACACATGAGCATCAATGACCTTCCAGTAGGCCGCTCTGTTGAGGAGACCCTGCGCCTCGTTAGGGCTTTCCAGTTTGTGGAGAGTCATGGAGAGGTTTGCCCGGCCAGCTGGACCCCAAAATCACCCACA ATAAAGCCGACTCCAGATGGGTCCAAGGAATACTTTGAAAAAGTCAACTGA